CTTTGAACGTGAAGGGAAAAGTTTACCCGTTGATATCTTAGTTACAATAACGCCGTTGACAAGGTCTAAATTTGAGCTAAAAAATATCTCGAAAGCCATTGTTAACAAGGATATAAACGTAATTTCTTTGGATAGCCTATTGCGAACCTCAGCAAAAGATATATTTTATGCGACTTATGCTCCTTTAGGTATTTTTTCAGAGACGCCATCACTCAATTTGAAGAGAACGGATTATAAAATCGTGATAAAGCGAAAAAATGAATATTTTTTAGTTGACAACGAGACCTTAACTGAATCCTATTTTATTGGTAATGGCTATATGGAGCCTTATAGAACCAATGCAGCGGGAATATATCCGCAGAGTAAGAATTTTTCAAAACAAAATTATCTCTCCGCTGAAAAGTTAAATACGCTAAAAGGGGGAATAATAAAAGATACTACGATAAATTTAAATAATCAAGGTCGAACTATAGCTATAGATAAATTTTGGACAAATGAGCCTCACATTCCTTTTACAAAAAGTGCAGATTTAAATAAAGGTAATGATTGGTATGCAGTAGAAGGAGTTGGTGATTTTGAGTTCTATTGGGACAATGGTATATTAAATGGTAATTTTTTGGACTATTTCAAAAAAGCCAAGTTAAATTATATGCCCGATAAACAGCTCAATAGAAAACTGAACCTTTGGTATAAAACAAAGAAAATTAATGGAATACCACTCAAAGATTTTTTTAAAAACAAAGGTTTGGACAACACAAACTTGAAATCAATGTTATAGTTATCAATACCCAATGTTTCATTGGCGTTATACATTGTAAATTCAATTATCTTAAAAACATTTGGTGAAGAAACGATAGGAAATATAAAAATTACTATACAAATAAAAGCTAAGATAAAGGGGCTGATGAAGAATCAGGCCCTTTTGACGTAAAAAAAGCCACATCTCACGACGTGGCCTTAATAAACATATGATTCACTAGAGGTCTGTAGTCTGCCTGAGCTGACAAACCACTAGTTATTAGATACTATTTATACGAATTGATCGATTTGGATACCTTCCAGTCATTGCCCACACGCTCCAAGGTAACTAAATCTGTTTTGGTGAAGTTTTCAAATTTCAACGTTACTTTAGCCACCATATAGTCTGCCGATTCCTCGATGATAGCTGTGCTTACTGTACAGTTTAGCTTTTCGCCTTTTTGCTTTTTCAAGGATTTAACCACTTCGCTACGGCTGTTAGACTGCGCATTGGAAGCTTGGATCTTTTGATTAAAATCTTCGGCGAATAACTGTTCCACCCCTGCTGATTCGCCCTTTGTGGTTACCGCAACATAGTGCTCTAAAGCGAAATCTGCTGTAGAAAGGTTAACGTTTGTTTTTGTTGCTTTTGCTCCTGGCCCTTCAGCTGCCATAGCGAATGTAGATACTGCGATTAGGGCTGCTGCTGCGAATGTTTTTACTAGCGTTTTCATAATGTCTTTATTTTATAGTGTTAGTTCTGTTGTTCTTATTTGTTGACTCAAAACTACAACACAATAGGCCCTTAGCCTAAAGGCTTTAGACTAACGATCGGGAAAACTCGGCGAATAGCGGAAATAGGGAGGTGAATTTATTCTTCAAGAAATCATTCTCGTTCCAATAGGCTCTTTCCCTCTTCGCTGATCCGATCGGGAGTCCAAATAGGATCCCAAACGAGCTCGATAATTATTGCCCGCTGTGGAAATTGCTGTTGCAATGTTTTTTCAACGCCATGAACGATAGAGTCGCCCATCGGGCAATAGGATGAAGATAACGTCATGGTAACAACAATACGACTGGGATCGGTTAAATTAATATCATAAATTAAGCCCATATCTACGATGTTGATCCCCAATTCGGGATCCATCACAAGCATCAATACCTGAACAGCTTTTAACTGATCGGAAGCCTCCGGTTTTGTTAGATCAATTTTCATGGTATCTTTCATTAAATATATAGGCGAGGTGCGTAGTTTATTTACTTTTTCTTTGATGAAAAATTACTTTTCCGACATTGACAACATAAACAGCAGCAAGTGCTGCCCAAAGCCAGGCTGCACAGTATAATGCCCACCTGAATCGACCGGCTACAGCAACCGCCATGACGACAAGCGCCACTAGGTAAAGATAATATTGTATAGAAAGTAATCGCTGACTATAAAGTTCCTTGGGCAAAGGTATTTTTTTGATGCCATTGAGATCTTTATAGCGCCAATTCCAGATCATAAAAGGCAGGGTCTTATAGGTCATCCCTAAAATAATACCCGTTAACCATCCAAAAAACACCCATACGGCATATAAATTCACCCAATTACCAGACTCCTGCCGGACAACCATAGGTAAGGTGAGAAACGCGAACAATAAACTCAAAAAGGAAATGAAACTATGTTTCATCGGAATATCCAGTACCTTACGCGCCCGGTGCACAAAACAATCCACGACAAAAACGGCCCAGCAAACTACTCCCAATAGCACTATTGCTCCAAAGGTAAGAGATCTTAATCCCACAGGATGGCTGTATCCGTCCAATAAAAAAAGTACCAATCCAAGGTTTATCAAAATGACCGAAACATAAAGCCACTTTGTTTTGGTGGATTGTCCCAAGAGAAACATCGGCAGCATCTTCGCTCCCGCTCCCAGGATCAACTGCAAAAACCAACCAACAATACCGACGTGGGCGTGTAGCTTTAGGATATCGAGGTGACTTTTTGTTAGAAAACCATGGGCTAAATTAATGGCAAGCAAAAGGCCTAAGGTGGTTGTAAAACAAAGCCAGAAGGCCGAGAACGTAAAATAAAGGCGTAGTTCAAATAGATGCTCCACATCTTTAGTCGTCATCCACAGCAAGTAGAAGTACAGGTAGGAGCTGAGCGTAATCAATAGCCCTCCAACGCACATGAGTAAACCGATCTTGAAATACCAGAAACTATAAATCAACACACAGGTTCCCGATGTCAATAGGATATAACTGAAAAATGCCAATTTGGAAGAGCGAAGTGAACGTTCAAAAATAACCGGCACCAGCTGATACGCCGCTCCATAAATCACCATCGTGCCCCAACCTAGTGCTAGGCTATGGACGATTGCCAGCACTTTTGGTTGAAAATGGTGCCCAAAGAGCTGCCCCCCGCTAAAAACCAAGAGGAAGCTGAACAGTAGAAAAAAAATGCCCGCAGTGATAAAAAACGGCAATACAGCATACGCTTCTGGGCTCTTATGAATAGCAATATGTGCCATTTTATTTAACGGGGTAAATTAACAGATGGACATCTCCAGGATGTTGTTCATGGATGAAAATCCGATAAGAAAAATGATCCAGTTCTTCTAGTAAATGGAGCGGAACCTTCCGATGTTTTACATAGACAACCTCATCGGCTTTCAGTTGAGCAAAGGCCTCAAGAATTGATTCCATGGGCTGCGGCATAGGCAATGTCCTGACATCCAATGTAACAAGTTGAAGCGCGGAAAGTCGCGCTAATTTCTGCTCAAAAAGTCGTTTCGGCACAAATGAAATATGATCGCCCTCAGCAGGCTGAACGGACAGCACTGTATCTTTTTTATAAAAGTAACTTCTGAATTCGCCCTCCGCCCATTCGTGGCTATAGCTTGGCACTCCACGCTCCTCCATACGCCTAATCAATGGAATGGGGACAAATGAATTGCTGATGCAAAGAATCCCTCCTGCGACGAGTGAGCGATACAACTGAAAAATATCTTTTAATGGATCTTGCCCCATTTCCAATAGGGGTCTCACATCGAATACAACCGTCACTGCTGCATCATCCATCCAACTTGGCCGCTCTGCTGCATCGAATGG
The DNA window shown above is from Sphingobacterium thalpophilum and carries:
- a CDS encoding nuclear transport factor 2 family protein — its product is MKTLVKTFAAAALIAVSTFAMAAEGPGAKATKTNVNLSTADFALEHYVAVTTKGESAGVEQLFAEDFNQKIQASNAQSNSRSEVVKSLKKQKGEKLNCTVSTAIIEESADYMVAKVTLKFENFTKTDLVTLERVGNDWKVSKSINSYK
- a CDS encoding metal-sulfur cluster assembly factor → MKIDLTKPEASDQLKAVQVLMLVMDPELGINIVDMGLIYDINLTDPSRIVVTMTLSSSYCPMGDSIVHGVEKTLQQQFPQRAIIIELVWDPIWTPDRISEEGKSLLERE
- a CDS encoding DUF2249 domain-containing protein, with the protein product MRINQHTKISELISYNDLSIEAIAAIAKPLRKIRIPVLRRILAPRVSIGEAAKIGGCSVADFRAALVPLGFIWMSDGAEKVNDPFDAAERPSWMDDAAVTVVFDVRPLLEMGQDPLKDIFQLYRSLVAGGILCISNSFVPIPLIRRMEERGVPSYSHEWAEGEFRSYFYKKDTVLSVQPAEGDHISFVPKRLFEQKLARLSALQLVTLDVRTLPMPQPMESILEAFAQLKADEVVYVKHRKVPLHLLEELDHFSYRIFIHEQHPGDVHLLIYPVK